One window of the Trifolium pratense cultivar HEN17-A07 linkage group LG2, ARS_RC_1.1, whole genome shotgun sequence genome contains the following:
- the LOC123911173 gene encoding probable E3 ubiquitin-protein ligase RHA4A, with translation MIFLSLLRSSKKTICPVKKRKEPKKLDSFVAKELIMNVRKHDMMLSSVPKTSTITNSATPSNMFPEELQLQLYQAFIFSIPILFSIILFLLFYLFYLKRRASSFSPHLLPRINPPTTYRYYSSSSPRRLDLTVQFLDKLPRILFDEDLQARDSVCCVCLGEFEVKEELLQIPYCKHVFHIDCIHHWLQSNSTCPLCRCSIIPTTTKFLNPAPPINIIISDPPHQSPINSDSPLQISSLPNEYGASSNIMTRE, from the exons atgaTCTTTCTGTCTCTTTTGAGAAGTtccaaaaaaactatttgtcccgtcaaaaaaagaaaagaaccaaAGAAACTCGACTCTTTTG TGGCAAAAGAATTAATTATGAATGTAAGGAAACATGATATGATGCTAAGTAGTGTTCCAAAGACTTCAACAATTACAAATTCTGCTACTCCTTCAAATATGTTTCCAGAAGAACTTCAACTTCAGCTTTATCAAGCTTTCATATTCTCAATTCCTATACTATTTTCAATTATTCTCTTTCTCCTTTTTTACTTGTTTTACCTTAAGAGAAGAGCTTCCTCTTTCTCTCCACACTTACTTCCAAGGATTAATCCTCCAACTACATATCGttattattcttcttcttcg CCTCGCCGTTTGGATTTAACTGTGCAATTCTTGGACAAACTTCCTAGAATTTTGTTTGACGAGGATTTACAAGCAAGGGATTCAGT ATGTTGTGTATGTTTGGGAGAATTTGAGGTGAAAGAAGAGTTGCTACAGATTCCATATTGCAAGCATGTGTTCCACATAGATTGCATACATCATTGGCTACAATCAAATTCCACTTGTCCACTTTGTAGATGTTCCATTATTCCCACTACAACCAAGTTCCTTAATCCAGCACCacctattaatattattatatctgACCCACCACACCAAAGTCCTATTAATTCAGATTCTCCATTACAAATTTCATCATTGCCAAATGAATATGGTGCTTCCTCAAATATTATGACAAGGGAATGA